A genome region from Archaeoglobus fulgidus DSM 4304 includes the following:
- the hisI gene encoding phosphoribosyl-AMP cyclohydrolase: protein MELQFDEKGLIPVITQDVKTKEVLMLAYANEEAIKLTLKTGFAHYWSRSRKKLWKKGETSGNVQRVVEIRYDCDCDALLYLVEQKGNACHTGNYSCFYRRLEGDEVRC from the coding sequence ATGGAACTGCAGTTCGACGAGAAGGGCCTAATCCCCGTCATCACTCAGGATGTTAAAACGAAGGAGGTTTTGATGTTAGCCTACGCCAATGAAGAAGCCATTAAGCTCACCCTCAAAACAGGTTTCGCTCACTACTGGAGCAGGAGCAGAAAGAAGCTCTGGAAAAAGGGAGAAACTTCAGGAAATGTCCAGAGAGTGGTTGAAATCAGATACGACTGTGATTGTGATGCTCTGCTTTATTTGGTAGAGCAGAAGGGTAATGCCTGCCATACGGGCAATTACTCATGCTTCTACAGGAGGTTGGAAGGAGATGAAGTACGTTGTTGA